One part of the Glycine max cultivar Williams 82 chromosome 14, Glycine_max_v4.0, whole genome shotgun sequence genome encodes these proteins:
- the LOC100811344 gene encoding 4-coumarate--CoA ligase-like 5 isoform X1: MMEEIDPRSGFCSSNSIFYSKRKPLPLPPNNALDVTTFISSRAHRATTAFVDAATARRLTYTQLWRSVEGVAASLSVDMGIRKGNVVLILSPNSIHFPVVCLAVMSLGAIITTTNPLNTTREIAKQIADSKPLLAFTISDLLPKITAAAPSLPIVLMDNDGANNNNNNNNIVATLDEMAKKEPVAQRVKERVEQDDTATLLYSSGTTGPSKGVVSSHRNLIAMVQIVLGRFHMEENETFICTVPMFHIYGLVAFATGLLASGSTIVVLSKFEMHDMLSSIERFRATYLPLVPPILVAMLNNAAAIKGKYDITSLHSVLSGGAPLSKEVIEGFVAKYPNVTILQGYGLTESTGVGASTDSLEESRRYGTAGLLSPATQAMIVDPESGQSLPVNRTGELWLRGPTIMKGYFSNEEATTSTLDSKGWLRTGDICYIDNDGFIFIVDRLKELIKYKGYQVPPAELEALLLTHPAILDAAVIPYPDKEAGQHPMAYVVRKAGSSLSETQVMDFVAGQVAPYKRIRKVAFISSIPKNPSGKILRKDLIKLATSKL; encoded by the exons ATGATGGAGGAGATAGACCCCAGAAGTGGTTTCTGCAGCTCCAATTCAATCTTCTACAGCAAGCGTAAGCCCCTCCCACTCCCTCCCAACAACGCCTTAGACGTCACCACCTTCATCTCCTCCCGCGCCCACCGCGCCACCACAGCCTTCGTCGACGCCGCCACCGCCCGCCGCCTCACCTACACCCAGCTATGGCGTTCCGTGGAGGGCGTGGCAGCCTCTCTCTCCGTGGACATGGGGATCCGAAAGGGCAACGTGGTCCTCATCCTCTCCCCCAACTCCATCCACTTCCCCGTTGTGTGCCTGGCCGTCATGTCCCTCGGCGccatcatcaccaccaccaaccCCCTCAACACCACCCGCGAAATCGCCAAGCAGATCGCCGATTCCAAGCCTCTCCTCGCCTTCACGATCTCTGATTTACTCCCCAAAATCACCGCAGCTGCACCCTCTCTACCAATCGTTCTCATGGACAACGACGGCgccaataataacaataacaataataatatcgtGGCCACTCTTGATGAGATGGCGAAGAAGGAACCGGTGGCTCAGCGCGTGAAAGAGCGCGTGGAGCAGGACGACACGGCCACGCTGCTCTACTCCTCCGGCACCACGGGGCCCAGCAAGGGCGTGGTATCGTCCCACCGCAACCTCATAGCAATGGTCCAGATCGTGCTGGGTCGGTTCCACATGGAGGAGAACGAAACCTTCATATGCACGGTCCCCATGTTTCACATATACGGCCTGGTCGCCTTCGCCACGGGGCTTCTGGCTTCCGGCTCCACCATCGTCGTGCTCTCCAAGTTCGAGATGCACGACATGCTCTCCTCGATCGAGAGGTTCCGCGCCACTTACCTCCCGCTCGTGCCGCCCATTCTGGTGGCCATGCTCAACAACGCCGCCGCTATCAAGGGCAAGTACGATATCACGTCGCTGCATTCGGTGCTCTCCGGTGGGGCTCCGTTGAGCAAGGAGGTCATAGAGGGCTTTGTGGCCAAGTATCCCAACGTCACCATCCTTCAGGGTTATGGTTTGACGGAATCCACCGGCGTTGGGGCCTCCACCGACTCCTTGGAGGAGAGTCGAAGGTACGGCACGGCGGGGCTCTTGTCTCCGGCCACCCAGGCTATGATCGTCGATCCTGAATCCGGCCAATCGCTTCCGGTTAACCGCACCGGGGAGCTCTGGCTCAGGGGTCCCACCATCATGAAAG GTTATTTCAGTAACGAAGAAGCAACCACATCAACCCTTGATTCAAAAGGATGGTTAAGAACAGGGGATATTTGTTACATTGACAATGATGGATTCATATTTATTGTGGATCGGTTAAAGGAGCTCATCAAATACAAGGGATATCAG GTTCCTCCAGCAGAACTAGAGGCCTTGCTACTGACTCATCCTGCTATTTTAGATGCCGCTGTTATCCC GTATCCAGATAAGGAAGCTGGGCAGCATCCAATGGCATACGTGGTGAGGAAGGCTGGAAGTAGCTTATCAGAAACTCAAGTTATGGATTTTGTTGCAGGACAG GTGGCTCCGTACAAGCGGATTCGAAAAGTGGCATTTATTTCCTCCATACCCAAAAATCCATCTGGCAAAATTCTTCGGAAGGATCTCATCAAACTCGCAACGTCTAAACTCTGA
- the LOC100811344 gene encoding 4-coumarate--CoA ligase-like 5 isoform X3 gives MMEEIDPRSGFCSSNSIFYSKRKPLPLPPNNALDVTTFISSRAHRATTAFVDAATARRLTYTQLWRSVEGVAASLSVDMGIRKGNVVLILSPNSIHFPVVCLAVMSLGAIITTTNPLNTTREIAKQIADSKPLLAFTISDLLPKITAAAPSLPIVLMDNDGANNNNNNNNIVATLDEMAKKEPVAQRVKERVEQDDTATLLYSSGTTGPSKGVVSSHRNLIAMVQIVLGRFHMEENETFICTVPMFHIYGLVAFATGLLASGSTIVVLSKFEMHDMLSSIERFRATYLPLVPPILVAMLNNAAAIKGKYDITSLHSVLSGGAPLSKEVIEGFVAKYPNVTILQGYGLTESTGVGASTDSLEESRRYGTAGLLSPATQAMIVDPESGQSLPVNRTGELWLRGPTIMKGYFSNEEATTSTLDSKGWLRTGDICYIDNDGFIFIVDRLKELIKYKGYQVLMMF, from the exons ATGATGGAGGAGATAGACCCCAGAAGTGGTTTCTGCAGCTCCAATTCAATCTTCTACAGCAAGCGTAAGCCCCTCCCACTCCCTCCCAACAACGCCTTAGACGTCACCACCTTCATCTCCTCCCGCGCCCACCGCGCCACCACAGCCTTCGTCGACGCCGCCACCGCCCGCCGCCTCACCTACACCCAGCTATGGCGTTCCGTGGAGGGCGTGGCAGCCTCTCTCTCCGTGGACATGGGGATCCGAAAGGGCAACGTGGTCCTCATCCTCTCCCCCAACTCCATCCACTTCCCCGTTGTGTGCCTGGCCGTCATGTCCCTCGGCGccatcatcaccaccaccaaccCCCTCAACACCACCCGCGAAATCGCCAAGCAGATCGCCGATTCCAAGCCTCTCCTCGCCTTCACGATCTCTGATTTACTCCCCAAAATCACCGCAGCTGCACCCTCTCTACCAATCGTTCTCATGGACAACGACGGCgccaataataacaataacaataataatatcgtGGCCACTCTTGATGAGATGGCGAAGAAGGAACCGGTGGCTCAGCGCGTGAAAGAGCGCGTGGAGCAGGACGACACGGCCACGCTGCTCTACTCCTCCGGCACCACGGGGCCCAGCAAGGGCGTGGTATCGTCCCACCGCAACCTCATAGCAATGGTCCAGATCGTGCTGGGTCGGTTCCACATGGAGGAGAACGAAACCTTCATATGCACGGTCCCCATGTTTCACATATACGGCCTGGTCGCCTTCGCCACGGGGCTTCTGGCTTCCGGCTCCACCATCGTCGTGCTCTCCAAGTTCGAGATGCACGACATGCTCTCCTCGATCGAGAGGTTCCGCGCCACTTACCTCCCGCTCGTGCCGCCCATTCTGGTGGCCATGCTCAACAACGCCGCCGCTATCAAGGGCAAGTACGATATCACGTCGCTGCATTCGGTGCTCTCCGGTGGGGCTCCGTTGAGCAAGGAGGTCATAGAGGGCTTTGTGGCCAAGTATCCCAACGTCACCATCCTTCAGGGTTATGGTTTGACGGAATCCACCGGCGTTGGGGCCTCCACCGACTCCTTGGAGGAGAGTCGAAGGTACGGCACGGCGGGGCTCTTGTCTCCGGCCACCCAGGCTATGATCGTCGATCCTGAATCCGGCCAATCGCTTCCGGTTAACCGCACCGGGGAGCTCTGGCTCAGGGGTCCCACCATCATGAAAG GTTATTTCAGTAACGAAGAAGCAACCACATCAACCCTTGATTCAAAAGGATGGTTAAGAACAGGGGATATTTGTTACATTGACAATGATGGATTCATATTTATTGTGGATCGGTTAAAGGAGCTCATCAAATACAAGGGATATCAG GTCTTGATGATGTTTTAG
- the LOC100811344 gene encoding 4-coumarate--CoA ligase-like 5 isoform X2: protein MMEEIDPRSGFCSSNSIFYSKRKPLPLPPNNALDVTTFISSRAHRATTAFVDAATARRLTYTQLWRSVEGVAASLSVDMGIRKGNVVLILSPNSIHFPVVCLAVMSLGAIITTTNPLNTTREIAKQIADSKPLLAFTISDLLPKITAAAPSLPIVLMDNDGANNNNNNNNIVATLDEMAKKEPVAQRVKERVEQDDTATLLYSSGTTGPSKGVVSSHRNLIAMVQIVLGRFHMEENETFICTVPMFHIYGLVAFATGLLASGSTIVVLSKFEMHDMLSSIERFRATYLPLVPPILVAMLNNAAAIKGKYDITSLHSVLSGGAPLSKEVIEGFVAKYPNVTILQGYGLTESTGVGASTDSLEESRRYGTAGLLSPATQAMIVDPESGQSLPVNRTGELWLRGPTIMKGYFSNEEATTSTLDSKGWLRTGDICYIDNDGFIFIVDRLKELIKYKGYQRNQWEDNRNTNIQLGYEYCESY from the exons ATGATGGAGGAGATAGACCCCAGAAGTGGTTTCTGCAGCTCCAATTCAATCTTCTACAGCAAGCGTAAGCCCCTCCCACTCCCTCCCAACAACGCCTTAGACGTCACCACCTTCATCTCCTCCCGCGCCCACCGCGCCACCACAGCCTTCGTCGACGCCGCCACCGCCCGCCGCCTCACCTACACCCAGCTATGGCGTTCCGTGGAGGGCGTGGCAGCCTCTCTCTCCGTGGACATGGGGATCCGAAAGGGCAACGTGGTCCTCATCCTCTCCCCCAACTCCATCCACTTCCCCGTTGTGTGCCTGGCCGTCATGTCCCTCGGCGccatcatcaccaccaccaaccCCCTCAACACCACCCGCGAAATCGCCAAGCAGATCGCCGATTCCAAGCCTCTCCTCGCCTTCACGATCTCTGATTTACTCCCCAAAATCACCGCAGCTGCACCCTCTCTACCAATCGTTCTCATGGACAACGACGGCgccaataataacaataacaataataatatcgtGGCCACTCTTGATGAGATGGCGAAGAAGGAACCGGTGGCTCAGCGCGTGAAAGAGCGCGTGGAGCAGGACGACACGGCCACGCTGCTCTACTCCTCCGGCACCACGGGGCCCAGCAAGGGCGTGGTATCGTCCCACCGCAACCTCATAGCAATGGTCCAGATCGTGCTGGGTCGGTTCCACATGGAGGAGAACGAAACCTTCATATGCACGGTCCCCATGTTTCACATATACGGCCTGGTCGCCTTCGCCACGGGGCTTCTGGCTTCCGGCTCCACCATCGTCGTGCTCTCCAAGTTCGAGATGCACGACATGCTCTCCTCGATCGAGAGGTTCCGCGCCACTTACCTCCCGCTCGTGCCGCCCATTCTGGTGGCCATGCTCAACAACGCCGCCGCTATCAAGGGCAAGTACGATATCACGTCGCTGCATTCGGTGCTCTCCGGTGGGGCTCCGTTGAGCAAGGAGGTCATAGAGGGCTTTGTGGCCAAGTATCCCAACGTCACCATCCTTCAGGGTTATGGTTTGACGGAATCCACCGGCGTTGGGGCCTCCACCGACTCCTTGGAGGAGAGTCGAAGGTACGGCACGGCGGGGCTCTTGTCTCCGGCCACCCAGGCTATGATCGTCGATCCTGAATCCGGCCAATCGCTTCCGGTTAACCGCACCGGGGAGCTCTGGCTCAGGGGTCCCACCATCATGAAAG GTTATTTCAGTAACGAAGAAGCAACCACATCAACCCTTGATTCAAAAGGATGGTTAAGAACAGGGGATATTTGTTACATTGACAATGATGGATTCATATTTATTGTGGATCGGTTAAAGGAGCTCATCAAATACAAGGGATATCAG AGGAACCAATGGGAAGATAATCGCAACACTAACATACAGTTGGGATACGAATATTGTGAATCCTATTGA